From Astyanax mexicanus isolate ESR-SI-001 chromosome 13, AstMex3_surface, whole genome shotgun sequence, the proteins below share one genomic window:
- the LOC103046113 gene encoding lysophosphatidic acid receptor 6: MNSSNSSDCSETADFQIYLLPITYCLVMVFGLLGNLGALYFFFFKMEQKSPSSAFVISLAVADTIFLCALPFRIHYHLNGNDWRFGDVMCRITGTVFFGNIYISIAFMTCICLDRYIATIHPHTYLQLRNTRWALMVTVAVWVVTGTATLTFMMTCPLATDGSDSDQQDAISCFENFSHEAWRSSLMPYSAISLVFGALLPSLVILVCYPLVARRITRIKTATAKSALRIIYAILAITVLCFLPYHVVHLLHLLWRTNVINNCMAADVIYKIRRVTMALVSLNSLLDPVLYYFATGRCKWSFRWNLDWLKLKKTKAVYTVSDHYRTAGGEGDLLASVIMPKNDQ; the protein is encoded by the coding sequence ATGAACTCGTCTAACAGCAGCGATTGCAGTGAAACAGCAGATTTCCAGATCTACCTCCTCCCCATCACCTACTGCCTGGTGATGGTCTTCGGTCTGCTGGGGAACCTGGGAGctctctacttcttcttcttcaaaatGGAGCAGAAATCTCCTTCCAGCGCCTTCGTCATCAGCCTGGCCGTAGCCGACACCATTTTCCTGTGCGCTCTGCCGTTCCGGATTCACTACCACCTGAACGGGAACGACTGGAGGTTTGGGGACGTGATGTGCCGGATCACCGGGACTGTATTCTTCGGCAACATCTACATCAGCATCGCCTTCATGACCTGCATCTGCCTGGACCGGTACATAGCCACCATCCATCCCCATACCTACCTGCAGCTGCGCAACACCCGCTGGGCTCTGATGGTGACGGTGGCGGTCTGGGTGGTGACCGGCACGGCGACCCTGACCTTCATGATGACCTGCCCGCTGGCGACTGACGGGAGCGACAGCGATCAGCAGGACGCAATAAGCTGCTTCGAGAACTTCTCTCACGAGGCGTGGAGGAGCAGCCTGATGCCCTACAGCGCCATCAGCCTGGTGTTCGGCGCCCTGCTGCCGTCGCTGGTCATCCTGGTCTGCTACCCGCTGGTGGCGCGCCGGATCACGCGCATCAAGACGGCCACGGCCAAGAGCGCCCTGAGGATCATCTACGCCATCCTGGCCATCACGGTTCTCTGCTTCCTCCCGTACCACGTGGTGCACCTGCTGCACCTGCTGTGGCGCACCAACGTCATCAACAACTGCATGGCGGCGGACGTCATCTACAAGATCCGGCGGGTGACGATGGCGCTGGTGAGTCTGAACAGCCTGCTGGACCCCGTGCTCTACTACTTCGCCACGGGCCGCTGCAAGTGGAGCTTCAGGTGGAACCTGGACTGGCTGAAGCTGAAGAAGACGAAGGCCGTCTACACCGTCTCCGACCATTACAGGACCGCCGGTGGGGAGGGGGATTTACTGGCGTCCGTAATCATGCCAAAAAATGATCAGTGA